Sequence from the Equus caballus isolate H_3958 breed thoroughbred chromosome 6, TB-T2T, whole genome shotgun sequence genome:
CACGTCCTCCCTCAGTCCTCACCCAACCTCTAACAGCTCAGCAGCTTCCGGCCCTGATATTCAGCCCAGCCAGTCAATTTGGAGCTTGGTAATTAAAGCTAACTCTGAAAGAGACCTCAAAAGAACAGGGAAATGAGTGGAGAAAAGGAGCATGGAACTGCATTCGTGCAAAAGAAGAATAATCTAGGGGGGGAATTGTAAGGAGAGATGGGCAGAAAGAGGTTTCAAATGTTAAGAGTCATTCTCCAGATATGCATGCTGCTGTGTCTGTCTCTACCAAAGGCAGGTGGAGCTGAGCTTCAACCACAGCAGAAACTGAGGTTAGACAGTGAGCAACACGGGCCCAGAGAAAGAGCAGATGGAGGATGGCCCTGGAGAGATCAGTTGGCATTGCCAGATACTGGTACCCATGTCCTCTgcccagctctagggcaaaggaacAGCCAGTGTGTGGGAGAGGAGGTCGGCACTGATGTCTGTAACATGCTGGCAGTCTCTGTACTGATTGTGAAAATGTCAGGCGGCTGTGCCAAGGGGGTGAGGGTAACACAGGATGGGCCTGGCAGTCTCCCTGAATCAGCCTGATCTTAACATTCACAGACTCACCGCAGAAATCCCCAACACCAAGCCCTCTCATTAGCCCCTGCCCTCTGTTTCCTGTCCTTCAAGTCACTATCCTCTGGCACCCCTTCCAACCCTGCCCTCCTCTGCCAGGTCCCAGAGCTCTGAGAGTGGGGCACCGGGCATCttccaatctgcctctattttgctTGCTCACTGCAGTTGGAAGCTGGAGCCAGGGCCGGGGGGAGGACTGGGCCAGGCTGCCCTGTGATGGTGTCACTCTTCCCGCTTCTATTGATCAGCCGCTCTATGGAGCGGAGTCTCTTCCCAAATACTCCTCCCCTGCCAGGATTCCCATCAACTGATGCCCCACAAGCTAGAAGGGCACAGTGGCAAGAGACAGGGCTCCTCTCCTGAGGTCTCTCCCACGGTCTCTGCCACACAGCACAGTGGCTACactcaggctctggagccagatggcctggCTTTGtacccagctccaccacttcggAGCTCTATCACCTAACTGCTCTGTACCTCAGATCTTCATCTACAGATTGGGGATGACAACAGTAATACTTCAGAGGATAATTCTAGGGATTAAAAGAACTAATACAGGTAAAGTGCTTGACCCATGGTAAGGACTCAGGAAATGTTGGGAAAAGAAGTTATAATGCACATATAAGCATAGACACATACGTACGCAGTATCCAACACTTTTATTCAGAAGTTTTATTTTGGCACTTAATGTTCTGCTTTATGCTGCCAACTACTCCTTTGATGGTTGCACATCTCCCAGGATTTACGATGCTATTCTGCAAAGagctgaatgaatcaatcaatcgGAAATCTTCAACTCTTTCTCAGAAAattcaagaatgttttattttaactcaACCAGCAcccatttctcctcttcctgcacATAGACGTATGTAAGTGAATCACAAAATGAGAGAATGCCAAAGTTGGAAATAGCCTTAGATCTGGTTTAGTCTAGCGGTCCTCAACCTTGTGTGCTCATTAGATTCACCTGGacaactttttgaaaaatacttatgcctggctccacccctcagAGATCTAATTAGTCTGTGGCcaaggcattttttaaaacttccccaTGTAATGCTAATATttagccagggttgagaaccactgatttaatcCAATCTCCTTGTTTTCCTAAGGAGGAAACCAAAATCCAGAGTGggtaagcaacttgcccaaagtcacccagcatGTTAGTACATGGTGCCCCAGAGAGACTGTCGTAATAGCAAAAATATGTTGATGatgtttgtcattttttcttgttGGAGTTAATCCCAGAAGCACTCTTCTTTTGTGCAGAGAGGGGTTATATAATTTACCTTTTACTTTGGCAGCAGCACTTACTCTTCTGGTAAGACTGAAATGGGTTCGCATTCCCTGACCACAAAAGGACACAGAGGGAATTGTACATTCACCACACACAGTCAGTCAAATTAGCAAAGCTCCTAGCAGGCTGCTCGAAGCGCCTAAAATGCTTCTTCTCTACAATGATCACCCAGAGCCGAGGGACCTCGGGGGGCGGCGAGAAGAGAGAGGGctggaaaagagaggaaggctTTCCCTCCCAGAAGGAGGCAGCTGAGATCAACTCGGAACCGGCCAGAGCTGCCAGGAGAGAAAGGCgagggaaggaaaagaatttcAATGAGTCCAGGAAGCCTCTGGTCCCGCACCGACCGCGCGGTGATGAACAGCCTGGCAACACCAACCCTTTGGGAGCCTGAGATCCCGAGATGTCAAACCCGGCTCTGCAACGTGGGCACCAAAGAAAGTCCTGCCAACGCTCACCAAAAAGAACCCCCAGAAAGACCAGCGCTCGcccgcccccacccctctgcTATTCCCTCCGCGGCCACTCCCTACCGCCCAGCGTCTCAGAAAAGGGGCGGACCCGGCCTCACGTGACACCGCGGTCACGTGACTCGGGCCCAGCAGGAGCCGAAGCGAGCGGTCCGGCTCCGGAGCGGGAGGGCCGAGTGGCCCGGCCCCCAGCCCGCCGCGACCATGCTGTCCCGGCTGCTGAAGGAGCACCAGGCCAAGCAGAACGAACGCAAGGAGCTGCAGGGTGAGCCGAACGTCCCGTCCGCCGTCTTCGCCGCTGCCGCGGCCTAGCCGCCGCCGGAGCCTGGACCTCGAGTAACGCGCCGGATCCAGGGACGGGCGCGGGCTGCTGGGCACGGGCGTGGGGGAGCCTTTTGGAAATTCCATTCCCTGGCGAGCGGGCTCTGGACCCTTTGGCAGCAATCGTGTCCCCCTCGGCAACGCCCCGACCCTCGGTGTCAGGCGTCCTAGTCCCGCCCCTGCTCGTGGGACGATGAGCCCATTGGTCCAGGGAGCTTCGCATCTTGGAGGGAAGGGACGCTCCTGAAGGGAGGAGGGTGTTGGGGACCGGATAGAGATGGGATTCTTGGAGGCCTGAAACCACCGAAACGGGGGTCGCCTTGATTTCCTGAATCCGGCCCGGGGACCCCGGAGTTACCAATCCTTGGGCCACGACCGTGGGAAAAGAATGCCTGGGAGTCTGGAGTTGGGCTGCCACTGAGTCGCTAGCGTCCCCGGGCAAGGAGCCTCCCCTCGCAGGGCCCCGGTGTCCTCACCTCTCAAAGGAAAGGGCTTGCTTTATGTTTTGCAAAACCCTTTTCAGCTCTGGCCCTCTGAGATGAGTTGAGATGGTCCCGCAGCTACCAGAATGGTAACGAATGGGTGGGAACCTTCATCACCCCTCAGAAAACCAAGTCTCCACTCCAGtcccttttctcccctccccccagagaAGAGGAGGCGAGAGGCTATCACTGCAGCGACCTGCCTGACAGAAGCCTTGGTGGATCACCTCAATGTGGGGTAGGAGCCTCTTCCCATCAACGccagcacccctccccaccccgctcAAGTTTAGGCACCGCGAGGTCTAGCCCTCAGACTGCTCTTGAGGCGATGAGATGTTCCACTcatcccccagcctccccccacccagcTTAACTTTATGGAGAGCGGCTTGGTCAGCCCCAACTGCTAACATTGCGCAGGGAGGAGCAGCTGCAGTGGTCGGGGAGGCCGCCAgattcccctccccctccccacggTAACTTCCCTGGTGCTCCCAACTTGAGGCCATCTGCCCACCTCCCTTCACCCCTCCAAGCCCAGCTGTCACTTCAGCGGGAGGGAGAGCACCCTCCTTGACCAccctctccttctccacctcccaccctctggCAGGCCCGGGGAGCAGCTGGCAGGAAAGAGGTGGCACAGCTGGTGAGGGTGAGGGCAGAACCTCTGCCAGGAGCTACAGCAGAGTCAGgctgcctcttcccttcctctgggTCTCCAGAGACCACCCCCCCACTCCAGCCCTAAATGAGAGTGCCAGTAACAACCAAGGACTTGGGGAGGAGCAGAGACTGTTGTCTCTTGACCCCGAGTGACCCAGAAGAGTGGCCAGATGATGACTTGCTCGGCCGAGTAATAGAAGAAAAGAGTCAGTGTGATGCCCTCCGCCGCAGAGCGAGTAGAATAGCCTGGTTGTGAATCCAGAGACTGAGTCACCCAAGGGGCTCTCATCTTCGTTACTCAGCTTTGGGGAAGATTAGGGGCAGAGGAGCCTGTGGCTGGAGCTTCTGatctccctcctctccacccctctCCCTTCACTCGGGTGAATAATAGAAAGTAGGGGGTCAACAGGAAAAACTGAGATTTTAGGACCCCCCAGGGGACTCTCTCGAAGCATTGGGAGCCCCTGCTATTACTGTCTCAGCCCGTACACCCCTCCTCCCATGGCCCAGCTGTCTgccccctttcctccctcccacagtggcgcctcctgggctctgctgtggggctggcccaggcctctccctcttctcttcctttgctaGAGGCCACCCCACTTTCGGCTTAGAGGGCAGCTAAGCCAAAGCCAGATTAGAAAGAGTTTTGTGTTGCTGCCCACAGCTCCTCTCATTCTccggaaaggaaaacaaaggccCTGTCTATCCCAGCCCCTGTCAGGTGTCCTTCCCACTCTCTCAACCCCCCCTCCAACCCCTTacccctccagcccccacagATTCCAGTGGGTGGGGACACCGGATGTGGAGTCTCTCAGCAGACCTAGAGCTTTAGGGTGAGGAATGAAAGATTCACCAGCCAATACAGAAGAACAATTATTGCACAATTTCTGTGGggactgggggtgggagggagtgggCAGAGGGTTGGGGACACC
This genomic interval carries:
- the BLOC1S1 gene encoding biogenesis of lysosome-related organelles complex 1 subunit 1 isoform X1, producing MSNPALQRGHQRKSCQRSPKRTPRKTSARPPPPLCYSLRGHSLPPSVSEKGRTRPHVTPRSRDSGPAGAEASGPAPEREGRVARPPARRDHAVPAAEGAPGQAERTQGAAGEEEARGYHCSDLPDRSLGGSPQCGEIGDVENWARSIELDMRTIATALEYVYKGQLQSAPS